In Mastacembelus armatus chromosome 5, fMasArm1.2, whole genome shotgun sequence, a single genomic region encodes these proteins:
- the camk1a gene encoding calcium/calmodulin-dependent protein kinase type 1 — translation MPLGEDGNGWKKKTSDIKEHYDFKEVLGTGAFSEVVLAEEKRTQRLVAIKCIPKKALEGKENNIENEIAVLHRIKHPNIVSLEDIFESTSHLYLVMQLVSGGELFDRIVEKGFYTERDASQLIHQILDAVKYLHDMGIVHRDLKPENLLYYSMDEDSKIMISDFGLSKIEGTGSVMSTACGTPGYVAPEVLAQKPYSKAVDCWSIGVISYILLCGYPPFYDENDAKLFEQILKAEYEFDSPYWDDISDSAKDFICHLMEKDPLKRYTCEQALQHPWICGDTALDKNIHESVSAQIKKNFAKSKWKQAFNATAVVRHMRKLQLGTSLEGPSQITPTSPCHGHLLPEEEEEEEDDDLGNGEEESLSHYEDGRRGSNEGSTDRDSLRSCTYCCRPASRV, via the exons ATGCCTCTTGGAGAGGATGGAAATGGATGGAAAAAGAAGACATCAGACATCAAAGAACATTATGACTTCAAAGAAGTGCTGGGAAC GGGAGCTTTTTCTGAAGTGGTTCtagcagaggagaagaggacCCAAAGACTGGTTGCCATAAAGTGCATCCCCAAGAAAGCGTTGGAAGGAAAAGAGAACAACATTGAAAATGAGATTGCAGTACTACACAG AATCAAGCACCCCAATATTGTTTCACTGGAGGACATCTTTGAAAGTACATCACACCTATATCTTGTCATGCAGCT GGTATCCGGAGGTGAGCTGTTCGACAGGATCGTGGAGAAAGGTTTCTACACAGAGCGAGATGCCAGCCAGCTCATCCACCAGATCTTAGATGCAGTCAAATATCTCCATGATATGGGAATTGTCCACAGAGACTTGAAG CCTGAGAATTTGCTGTATTACAGTATGGATGAAGACTCCAAGATTATGATCAGTGACTTTGGACTTTCAAAGATTGAGGGAACGGGCAGTGTCATGTCAACAGCCTGCGGTACTCCTGGATATGTGG ctCCTGAGGTGCTTGCTCAGAAGCCATACAGCAAAGCAGTGGATTGCTGGTCCATAGGAGTCATTTCTTATATTCT GTTATGTGGATATCCTCCGTTTTACGATGAAAATGATGCCAAGTTATTTGAGCAGATTCTGAAAGCAGAGTATGAATTTGACTCACCATACTGGGATGACATATCAGATTCCG CCAAAGATTTCATCTGTCACCTGATGGAGAAAGACCCTTTGAAGAGATACACATGTGAGCAAGCTCTCCAGCATCCATG GATCTGTGGAGACACAGCTCTGGACAAGAATATCCATGAATCTGTCAGTGCTCAGATCAAGAAGAACTTTGCCAAAAGTAAATGGAAG CAAGCATTTAATGCCACAGCCGTGGTGCGCCACATGCGGAAGTTACAGCTCGGCACTAGTCTTGAGGGACCTAGTCAGATTACTCCCACCAGTCCCTGCCATGGACATCTGCtcccagaggaggaggaggaggaagaggatgatgattTGGGGAACGGGGAGGAGGAGAGCT TGTCCCACTATGAGGACGGCCGTCGAGGTAGCAATGAGGGCAGCACAGATCGGGACAGCCTGAGGAGCTGTACCTACTGTTGCAGGCCGGCCAGTCGTGTCTGA
- the LOC113130023 gene encoding LOW QUALITY PROTEIN: protein FAM3C (The sequence of the model RefSeq protein was modified relative to this genomic sequence to represent the inferred CDS: inserted 3 bases in 2 codons; substituted 2 bases at 2 genomic stop codons) codes for MLYFFFSDCKCSTIYSLRLTAVLYIGPVILVVLLXGISTNSXLMQQKERNTLTNEMRVVFVXTLIRFVKLRHSWVFAGRAGSENSSLFEKVVVNDEKTNIYEGXPEVLQVGGSFPRTITDRHKP; via the exons ATGCT gtattttttcttctctgactgCAAATGTTCAACTATCTACTCTTTGCGGCTGACAGCTGTTTTGTACATTGGTCCTGTAATTCTTGTCGTCCTACTGTAGGGAATCTCTACAAATTC TTTAatgcagcagaaagaaagaaatac ATTGACAAATGAAATGAGGGTGGTATTTG GGACTTTGATCAGGTTTGTAAAACTCAGACACAGCTGGGTGTTTGCAGGAAGAGCAGGgtctgaaaacagcagccttTTCGAGAAGGTTG TTGTTAATGATGAGAAAACCAACATTTATGAAGGGTGACCTGAGGTGCTGCAGGTGGGCGGCAGTTTCCCAAGAACCATAACTGACAGACATAAACCATGA